The genomic segment CAGATAATTTATAACTGTGTCCGTGCACGTTTTTACATTTGCCATCATAGCCATATAAAGCGTGACCGGTTTCGAAACTGAATTGTTTGGTGATTCTAATATTGCTCATTCCATTGTGTATTTGACTGCAAACTTACGAAAATAATTGGGCTATTAGTTTCTTTTTAAAGCCAATTTGGTTGCCTCGGAAAGTACTAATTTCCCAGAAATCGATGCTCTTTCAAGCAGTAAATTGTCCCAATGATCTGTTCCTTCCCAAAGCACTTTTTTCATTGCCGATAAAGCTTCAGGATTATAGGATGCTATATGATGTGCTAATTCTAGTACTGCTTTATCTAGTTTTTCGATAGATTCAAAGGTTTTGGCATACAGCCCTTTTTCATGAGCCCAAGCTGCCGGTTTCCATTCTTGTGCGGTTAAAGTTAGTTCGGCTAAAGCTGTTTTCCCTATTTTCCTAGACACTGCAGGTTCGATTACAAAAGGTCCGATACCTATCGCCAATTCCGATAATTTAATACTGGCTTCTTGGCTTGCCAAAACATAATCACAAGCTGCGGCAATACCAACTCCGCCACCAACTGCTTTTCCTTGCACTCGGCCTATAATGAGTTTTGA from the Flavobacterium ammonificans genome contains:
- a CDS encoding enoyl-CoA hydratase/isomerase family protein; the encoded protein is MSLQNATGTITVSIDAKIATIEFGHPASNSFPAQLLQELTKTIDDLGHNSEVTVLVLKSQGTAAFCAGASFDELLAVTNESEGKSFFSGFAHLINAMRKCSKLIIGRVQGKAVGGGVGIAAACDYVLASQEASIKLSELAIGIGPFVIEPAVSRKIGKTALAELTLTAQEWKPAAWAHEKGLYAKTFESIEKLDKAVLELAHHIASYNPEALSAMKKVLWEGTDHWDNLLLERASISGKLVLSEATKLALKRN